The proteins below are encoded in one region of Paenibacillus albus:
- a CDS encoding LCP family glycopolymer transferase produces the protein MEYGVQVNNQAAFVYEGESFDKGTLHLKGDEALKYCRMRYDDPRGDLGRNSRQRAVIQSVMQNAASLTGVTHFHSLLNTLGNSVRTNMTFEEMKKLVANYKPQNESLTTTEISGKGEMIGGIWYYQVDAAERTRIHNRLKEQLIQAN, from the coding sequence TTGGAATACGGCGTCCAGGTTAACAATCAGGCTGCGTTTGTATATGAAGGCGAAAGCTTCGATAAGGGTACGCTTCACCTGAAGGGCGATGAAGCGCTTAAGTATTGCCGGATGCGCTACGATGATCCGCGAGGCGATCTTGGACGCAATTCCAGGCAGCGTGCGGTTATTCAAAGTGTCATGCAGAATGCGGCAAGTCTCACAGGTGTCACTCATTTCCATTCCCTGCTCAATACCCTTGGCAACAGTGTAAGGACGAACATGACCTTCGAGGAGATGAAGAAACTCGTTGCCAATTATAAGCCGCAGAACGAGAGCTTAACGACGACCGAGATCTCTGGCAAAGGAGAAATGATCGGTGGTATCTGGTACTACCAGGTCGACGCTGCAGAGCGCACCCGCATTCATAACCGGTTGAAGGAGCAGCTTATCCAAGCCAATTGA
- a CDS encoding bactofilin family protein gives MRVFKELKRSTSAETLIGHGTHVEGKLISELSIRIEGEHRGDIECKGDVIIGEYGVARSSITAQDLTIAGRVHGDINVKGRLIIMASGQLFGNVLAHSILIQDGGIYNGNCRMERQIEPRTRQQPEIDAPSLQQGTQQAKEKARQAG, from the coding sequence CTGCGAGTATTCAAGGAATTAAAGCGGAGCACATCGGCTGAAACCCTTATCGGACACGGCACTCATGTCGAAGGGAAGCTGATCAGTGAACTTAGCATACGAATTGAAGGCGAACACCGTGGTGATATCGAATGCAAGGGCGATGTCATTATTGGGGAATACGGCGTGGCACGCTCCAGCATTACGGCTCAAGATTTGACGATTGCCGGCAGAGTCCACGGCGATATTAACGTCAAAGGAAGGCTTATTATTATGGCGTCCGGTCAGCTCTTCGGCAATGTGCTGGCACACAGCATACTGATTCAAGACGGCGGCATCTATAATGGCAACTGCCGAATGGAGCGCCAAATCGAACCGCGCACACGCCAGCAGCCAGAAATTGATGCTCCCTCTCTTCAGCAAGGAACGCAGCAAGCGAAGGAGAAGGCTCGTCAAGCCGGATAA
- a CDS encoding PilZ domain-containing protein, with the protein MEKSSEKQPREHIRIRLREGAQAEVSICHIQGKGVDSAASTVLLHNMSPAGLRFQSYLRFPVSKSYLLQFSITLDEWQFCLLGHVVWRRKEDNYYVYGCSFIPDEEIRKAIMCALLAKLKAMSPRETRIHELYRRLSFQKEASLNRLDVKG; encoded by the coding sequence GTGGAAAAGTCGAGCGAAAAGCAGCCGCGCGAGCATATCCGAATCCGGCTTCGAGAGGGCGCGCAAGCAGAGGTATCCATCTGTCATATTCAGGGCAAGGGAGTGGATTCCGCCGCTTCCACGGTCCTTCTGCACAATATGAGCCCCGCGGGGCTGCGATTTCAGAGCTATCTGCGTTTTCCCGTCAGCAAGAGCTATCTGCTTCAATTCTCGATTACGCTGGATGAGTGGCAGTTCTGTCTGCTCGGACATGTTGTCTGGCGCCGGAAGGAAGACAATTACTATGTGTATGGCTGTTCTTTCATCCCGGATGAGGAAATTCGCAAAGCGATTATGTGTGCCTTACTGGCAAAGCTGAAAGCAATGAGTCCAAGAGAGACGCGAATACATGAGCTATACCGCCGGTTGAGTTTTCAGAAAGAGGCTTCCTTAAACCGGCTGGACGTTAAAGGATAA
- a CDS encoding dTDP-glucose 4,6-dehydratase: protein MKLLVTGGAGFIGSNFIRYIFDRYPSYTIVNYDLVAQSGDSEQLSHVYGHENYHAVQGDICDSSLVRDTIKRFDIDAVVNFAAVTEDGVQTMENSERLVRTNVLGTQNLLDSCKALQVKRFVQISTGGVYGSLGRTGYFTEDSALAPSSPYDASKAAADLLVRAYHKTYGLHVNIARSACLYGPFHYMDACPVPQFITCAMQNKQLPELDCSLDVRDWLHVMDHASAVERVLHDGKAGEVYNIGGFNERRHLDVAELIIGLLQKSSALLPFAMQSREFKYRRYTLDPSKIASTLGWKPSYTFEQGIEETVDWFNRHRADWLQLHEQV from the coding sequence ATGAAGCTGTTGGTGACTGGCGGGGCAGGGTTTATCGGAAGCAACTTCATTCGTTACATATTTGATCGGTACCCAAGCTATACCATTGTTAATTATGATCTGGTTGCTCAATCGGGTGATTCCGAGCAGCTGTCCCATGTATACGGTCATGAAAACTATCATGCTGTGCAAGGTGATATATGCGATTCATCGCTCGTGCGCGACACGATCAAGCGCTTTGATATTGATGCCGTTGTGAACTTCGCAGCGGTGACAGAAGACGGCGTGCAAACAATGGAGAATTCAGAGCGATTAGTTCGGACGAATGTTCTCGGGACTCAGAATCTGCTTGATAGTTGTAAGGCTCTGCAGGTGAAGCGGTTTGTGCAAATCTCGACCGGCGGCGTTTATGGCTCACTAGGCAGAACAGGCTATTTTACAGAAGATAGCGCTCTAGCTCCGAGCAGTCCCTATGATGCGAGCAAAGCAGCGGCAGATCTTCTCGTGCGCGCTTACCACAAGACATACGGACTGCATGTGAATATTGCCCGTTCGGCATGCCTTTATGGCCCGTTTCATTATATGGATGCATGTCCTGTTCCTCAGTTCATTACATGCGCCATGCAGAATAAGCAGCTGCCGGAGCTCGATTGCAGCCTCGATGTGCGTGATTGGCTTCATGTGATGGACCACGCATCCGCTGTTGAACGAGTACTGCATGATGGTAAAGCAGGCGAGGTGTACAACATCGGCGGCTTTAACGAGCGGCGCCATTTGGACGTCGCTGAACTCATTATCGGGCTGCTGCAGAAGTCATCTGCGCTCCTTCCATTTGCAATGCAAAGCCGAGAGTTCAAATATCGCAGATACACGCTCGATCCGTCGAAGATCGCTTCAACGCTTGGCTGGAAGCCGAGCTATACTTTCGAGCAAGGCATCGAAGAGACGGTTGACTGGTTCAATCGGCATCGTGCGGATTGGCTGCAGCTGCATGAACAAGTTTAG
- a CDS encoding ABC transporter permease produces the protein MSKLFDFLQLVRNENMKIYRRVGTWIMLGIILVLVIVSSSLTKWMSEKDTIWTVMNGIEMFMYYLITIFTVVVSAESVAGEFSSGTIKLLLIRPWSRSKILLSKYVSLLLFALVQTLLMFASSFVLNLILFGYNSSPTASVALGVLNNSHPFFYMIQVYILDYIGLIMIVTFSFMLSTIFRSGGLAIGLSMFIYFFGLIASGILSQLSYKWVDYLLFLHLNLRQYLQTDVIVHNMTIGFSLAVLAGYYIVFMGITWLIFNKRDVAT, from the coding sequence GTGAGCAAATTGTTTGATTTTCTGCAGCTTGTCCGAAATGAGAATATGAAGATTTATCGCAGGGTCGGAACATGGATTATGCTCGGCATTATTCTTGTGCTTGTAATTGTTTCCAGTTCGCTGACAAAGTGGATGTCTGAGAAGGATACGATATGGACCGTCATGAACGGCATTGAGATGTTCATGTATTACCTCATTACGATCTTTACCGTGGTTGTCTCGGCGGAGAGCGTAGCGGGCGAGTTCTCGTCCGGCACGATCAAGCTGCTGCTCATTCGGCCGTGGAGCAGGAGCAAGATTCTGCTCTCGAAGTATGTATCGCTGCTTCTGTTTGCACTCGTGCAAACACTGCTGATGTTCGCCTCTTCATTCGTGCTGAACTTGATCCTGTTCGGCTACAATAGCAGCCCTACAGCGAGCGTGGCGCTCGGCGTACTCAACAACTCCCATCCGTTCTTCTATATGATTCAAGTGTACATACTTGATTATATCGGGCTCATTATGATTGTGACGTTCAGCTTCATGCTCTCGACGATCTTCCGCAGCGGCGGACTTGCCATCGGCTTGTCGATGTTCATTTATTTCTTCGGGCTGATCGCAAGCGGCATTCTTAGCCAGCTCAGCTATAAGTGGGTGGATTATCTCTTGTTCCTCCACCTGAACTTGAGGCAGTATTTGCAAACCGACGTGATCGTGCATAATATGACTATCGGCTTCTCGCTTGCGGTGTTAGCCGGGTACTACATCGTCTTTATGGGGATTACTTGGCTGATCTTTAATAAGCGAGATGTAGCGACTTAA
- a CDS encoding ABC transporter ATP-binding protein, translated as MNSSFGSIEEPIVRLQQVTKTIGRRTIIESLTLDLPRAEVFGFLGPNGAGKTTTIRMMVGLMSLTKGDVLIEGHSIRTHYEQAIRHVGAIVENPEMYKYLTGFQNLLHFSRMVPGISKQRIDEVVELVGLKSRIHDKVKTYSLGMRQRLGVAQAIMHKPSLLILDEPTNGLDPAGIRELRDYLRKLAKEEGITVFVSSHLLSEMELMCDRVAIIQAGKLIDVRSIRSDKPLADEASQVLFEVDQPDKAVQLLAEHGAEREEDAALVRVDREMIAQINASLVGAGIKVYGIRVLNKSLEDQFLEMTGGEQIV; from the coding sequence GTGAACAGTTCTTTCGGTTCCATAGAGGAGCCTATCGTCAGGCTGCAGCAAGTGACGAAGACGATTGGCAGGCGAACGATTATCGAAAGCTTAACGCTTGATCTGCCGCGTGCGGAGGTGTTCGGTTTTCTCGGTCCTAACGGTGCGGGCAAGACGACAACCATTCGAATGATGGTCGGACTCATGTCTCTGACTAAGGGAGATGTCCTTATTGAAGGCCATAGCATCCGAACCCATTACGAGCAAGCGATTCGGCATGTCGGTGCAATTGTAGAGAATCCAGAGATGTACAAATATTTGACAGGCTTCCAGAACCTGCTGCACTTCTCGCGTATGGTGCCGGGCATTTCGAAGCAGCGCATTGACGAGGTCGTTGAGCTTGTTGGCCTGAAGAGCCGCATCCATGACAAAGTGAAGACCTACTCGCTCGGGATGCGCCAGAGGCTCGGTGTCGCGCAAGCCATTATGCATAAGCCATCGCTGCTTATTCTGGACGAGCCTACGAACGGGCTCGACCCGGCGGGCATTCGCGAGCTGCGCGATTACCTCAGGAAGCTGGCGAAGGAAGAGGGCATAACGGTATTCGTATCGAGCCATTTGCTCAGTGAGATGGAGCTCATGTGCGACCGTGTCGCCATCATTCAAGCGGGCAAGCTCATCGATGTGCGCAGCATCCGTTCGGACAAGCCGCTCGCCGATGAAGCAAGCCAAGTGCTGTTCGAGGTCGATCAGCCGGATAAAGCGGTGCAGCTGCTTGCGGAGCACGGCGCCGAGCGGGAAGAGGACGCTGCTCTTGTACGGGTAGACCGCGAGATGATTGCACAGATTAATGCATCGCTTGTTGGAGCAGGCATTAAAGTATACGGCATTCGCGTCCTGAACAAATCTCTAGAGGATCAATTCCTGGAGATGACGGGAGGTGAGCAAATTGTTTGA
- the gltB gene encoding glutamate synthase large subunit, whose translation MKENQFGLPPKQGLYDPQFEKDACGMGFVANIKGIKSHTIIQQALTVLENMEHRGGQGSEPNTGDGAGILLQIPHTFFAREMKELGSELPESGDYAVGMLFLSQDESIRSKHERELEAIIREEGQTLLGWRTVPTNDEKLGHSAKSVKPYVRQVFIGKSAELKDELAFERKIYVIRKRAEIAIRYTGAEGADSFYFSSMSSKKIVYKGMLTTEQVRSFYVDLNDETMETALALVHSRFSTNTFPSWERAHPYRYLIHNGEINTLRGNVNWMHARQTMFATELFGDDLAKIKPIINPDGSDTAMFDNTLEFLYLSGRSLPHVAMMMVPEPWSNHEGMSDEKRAFYEYHSCLMEPWDGPAAMAFTDGTQIGAILDRNGLRPARYYVTKDDVIILGSEAGTVHIDPENILYKDRLRPGRMLLVDTQAGRIVSDEEVKAQIASEHPYREWLDEHLVGLDELPDALELPEPSHETVEQRQQAFGYTFEDLRKVLEPMAGSGVEPIASMGYDAPLAILSERPQRLFNYFKQMFAQVTNPPIDAIREEIITATGTTLGPERNLLNPEPESCRHIKLATPVLSNEEFAKLRHIRRPGYKSITLPTLFAADKGEEGLRFALKQMCEAADRVIAKGHNILILSDRGVDRENAAIPSLLAVSALHHHLIREGTRTKVSILLESGEPREVHHFALLLGYGVSAVNPYLAFETLDDMIRQGMLRGVKHDKAVKNFIKAATKGVVKILSKMGISTIQSYRGAQIFEAVGLKEEVVDQYFTWTATRIGGIGLDVITEETLWHHNRAYSEQEGRERELDSGGEYQWRKDGEDHLFSPQTIHTLQMASRNNDYKLYKKFSNLVQGEDKKHLTLRSLLEFNYDAEPVSIDEVESVESIVKRFKTGAMSYGSISKEAHESLAIAMNRIGGRSNTGEGGEDPARYIPDANGDSRRSAIKQVASGRFGVTSNYLVNADEIQIKMAQGAKPGEGGQLPGRKVYPWVAEVRGSTPGVGLISPPPHHDIYSIEDLAELIHDLKNANPRARINVKLVSEAGVGTIAAGVAKGRADVILVSGYDGGTGASPLASIRHAGMPWELGLVETHQTLMINNLRDRVVVETDGKIMNGRDLAIAALLGAEEFGFSTAPLVVLGCIMMRVCQLDTCPVGVATQNPELRAKFMGDPSHVANFMLMVAQELREIMAELGFRTIQEMVGRVDRLKTKNLIEHYKLKGIDLTPLLHQVELPEGAARFCTQEQDHKLEESLDMQKLLPLAQAAIESGDKVRATLPITNINRVVGTIVGSEVTRAYGAKGLPEDTISFHFVGSAGQSFGAFVPKGITLSLEGDSNDYVGKGLSGGKIIVAPSPKATFKAEENVIIGNTAFYGATGGDAYISGIAGERFAVRNSGVNVVVEGVGDHGCEYMTGGRVAILGGTGRNFAAGMSGGVAYVLDEAGDFYKHCNIEMVLLERIEEQRDSDELQSMIQRHVDYTGSEIGKRLLSDWETSKEKFVKVIPKDYKRMLQQIEKMEQTGLAGEEALLAAFEANMKELARVGGN comes from the coding sequence GTGAAAGAGAACCAGTTCGGATTGCCGCCGAAGCAAGGTCTATACGATCCGCAATTTGAGAAAGACGCCTGCGGAATGGGCTTTGTGGCTAACATCAAGGGAATTAAATCACACACGATCATCCAACAGGCACTGACAGTGCTTGAGAACATGGAGCATCGCGGTGGCCAAGGCAGCGAGCCTAACACAGGGGATGGAGCCGGAATCTTACTGCAAATTCCGCATACTTTCTTTGCCCGTGAAATGAAAGAGCTCGGCAGTGAATTACCGGAAAGCGGCGATTATGCAGTTGGTATGCTTTTCTTGTCTCAGGACGAGAGCATTCGCAGCAAGCATGAGCGTGAGCTGGAAGCGATCATCCGTGAGGAAGGTCAAACTTTGCTAGGCTGGCGTACCGTTCCTACGAACGACGAGAAGCTTGGACATTCTGCGAAGTCGGTTAAACCGTACGTTCGCCAAGTGTTCATCGGGAAGAGTGCTGAGCTGAAAGATGAGCTTGCCTTCGAACGTAAAATCTACGTCATTCGTAAACGTGCGGAGATTGCGATTCGCTACACCGGCGCTGAAGGCGCTGATAGCTTCTATTTCTCCAGTATGTCCAGCAAAAAAATCGTGTACAAAGGGATGCTTACAACGGAGCAGGTCCGTTCGTTCTACGTCGATCTTAACGATGAGACGATGGAAACGGCGCTTGCGCTCGTACACTCCCGTTTCTCCACGAACACGTTCCCAAGCTGGGAGCGCGCGCATCCATACCGTTACCTCATCCACAATGGTGAGATTAACACGCTTCGCGGCAACGTGAACTGGATGCACGCTCGTCAAACAATGTTCGCAACGGAATTGTTTGGGGATGACCTGGCGAAGATTAAGCCAATCATCAATCCAGACGGCTCCGATACGGCGATGTTTGATAACACGCTTGAATTCCTTTACCTCTCCGGCCGTTCGCTGCCACATGTGGCAATGATGATGGTGCCAGAGCCTTGGTCTAACCACGAAGGCATGAGCGATGAGAAACGTGCATTCTATGAATACCACAGCTGTTTGATGGAGCCGTGGGATGGACCAGCCGCAATGGCGTTCACCGATGGTACGCAGATCGGTGCGATTCTTGACCGGAACGGTCTTCGCCCAGCTCGTTACTATGTAACGAAGGACGATGTTATCATTCTCGGTTCCGAAGCAGGTACCGTTCACATTGATCCAGAGAACATCCTATATAAAGACCGTCTTCGTCCAGGGCGCATGCTGCTTGTCGATACACAAGCTGGCCGCATCGTTTCGGATGAAGAGGTTAAAGCTCAGATCGCATCGGAGCACCCGTACCGCGAATGGCTCGATGAGCATCTCGTAGGTCTGGATGAGCTTCCGGATGCACTGGAATTGCCAGAGCCTAGCCACGAAACGGTAGAGCAGCGCCAGCAGGCGTTCGGCTACACGTTCGAGGATCTGCGCAAAGTACTTGAGCCAATGGCAGGCAGCGGCGTTGAGCCGATCGCTTCCATGGGTTATGATGCGCCGCTCGCAATTCTCTCGGAGCGCCCGCAGCGTCTGTTCAACTACTTTAAGCAAATGTTCGCTCAAGTAACGAACCCGCCGATTGATGCGATTCGTGAAGAAATCATTACAGCGACAGGCACGACGCTTGGACCTGAGCGCAACCTGCTCAATCCTGAGCCTGAGAGCTGCCGTCATATTAAGCTGGCAACGCCGGTATTGTCGAACGAAGAGTTCGCGAAGCTGCGCCATATTCGCCGTCCGGGCTACAAGTCCATCACGCTTCCTACGCTGTTCGCAGCGGACAAAGGCGAAGAAGGCTTGCGCTTTGCCCTGAAGCAAATGTGCGAAGCGGCTGACCGCGTAATTGCTAAAGGTCATAATATTCTAATTCTGTCTGACCGCGGCGTAGATCGTGAGAATGCGGCAATTCCGTCGCTGCTTGCTGTATCTGCACTGCATCACCATTTGATTCGCGAAGGAACGCGGACGAAAGTCAGCATTCTGCTTGAATCCGGCGAGCCGCGCGAAGTACATCACTTTGCTCTGTTGCTTGGCTACGGCGTAAGCGCAGTGAATCCGTACCTTGCGTTCGAGACGCTTGACGATATGATCCGCCAAGGCATGCTGCGCGGCGTGAAGCATGATAAAGCGGTGAAGAACTTCATTAAAGCTGCAACGAAAGGCGTCGTTAAGATCCTGTCCAAGATGGGTATCTCCACGATCCAATCGTACCGCGGCGCGCAAATTTTTGAAGCAGTCGGCCTGAAGGAAGAGGTTGTAGACCAATACTTCACTTGGACGGCGACTCGTATCGGCGGTATCGGCCTTGACGTAATTACGGAAGAGACGCTGTGGCACCACAACCGCGCTTACTCCGAGCAAGAGGGCCGCGAGCGAGAGCTTGATTCCGGCGGTGAATACCAATGGCGTAAAGACGGCGAAGATCACTTGTTCAGCCCGCAGACGATTCATACGCTGCAAATGGCTTCCCGTAATAACGACTACAAGCTTTACAAGAAATTCTCTAACCTTGTTCAAGGTGAAGATAAGAAGCATCTGACGCTTCGTTCGCTGCTCGAGTTCAACTACGACGCAGAGCCAGTATCAATTGATGAAGTTGAATCGGTCGAATCGATCGTGAAACGCTTCAAGACGGGTGCAATGTCGTATGGCTCGATCAGTAAAGAAGCGCATGAGTCGCTCGCAATTGCGATGAACCGCATCGGCGGCAGATCCAATACAGGCGAGGGCGGCGAAGATCCAGCCCGTTACATCCCAGATGCGAACGGCGATTCCCGCCGCAGTGCGATCAAGCAGGTTGCTTCCGGTCGTTTCGGCGTAACGAGCAATTACTTGGTCAATGCCGATGAAATTCAAATCAAGATGGCCCAAGGCGCGAAGCCGGGCGAAGGCGGTCAGCTGCCAGGACGTAAAGTATACCCTTGGGTTGCTGAAGTTCGCGGTTCGACGCCAGGCGTAGGTCTCATCTCGCCGCCACCGCATCATGATATTTATTCGATCGAGGATTTGGCTGAGCTCATTCATGACCTCAAGAATGCTAACCCTCGTGCACGGATCAACGTGAAGCTCGTTTCCGAAGCTGGCGTAGGCACAATTGCAGCCGGCGTAGCGAAGGGCCGTGCAGATGTTATCCTCGTCAGCGGTTATGACGGCGGTACAGGCGCTTCTCCACTTGCATCGATCCGCCATGCGGGTATGCCGTGGGAGCTTGGCCTTGTAGAAACGCATCAAACGCTGATGATCAACAACCTGCGTGACCGCGTCGTTGTTGAGACAGACGGCAAGATCATGAATGGCCGCGACCTTGCAATCGCAGCATTGCTCGGCGCAGAAGAGTTCGGTTTCTCGACAGCTCCGCTCGTCGTGCTCGGCTGTATCATGATGCGTGTCTGCCAATTGGATACTTGTCCGGTTGGTGTGGCAACACAGAATCCGGAACTTCGCGCGAAGTTCATGGGCGATCCAAGCCATGTAGCGAACTTCATGCTAATGGTAGCGCAAGAATTGCGTGAAATTATGGCTGAGCTTGGCTTCCGTACGATTCAGGAGATGGTTGGACGCGTTGATCGCTTGAAGACCAAGAACTTGATCGAGCACTACAAGCTCAAAGGCATTGATCTGACGCCGCTGCTGCATCAAGTTGAATTGCCGGAAGGCGCTGCACGCTTCTGCACGCAAGAGCAGGATCATAAGCTTGAAGAATCGCTTGATATGCAGAAGCTGCTTCCGCTAGCACAGGCTGCAATTGAGTCAGGTGATAAAGTCCGTGCAACATTGCCAATCACGAATATTAACCGCGTAGTCGGTACAATCGTGGGCAGTGAAGTGACTCGTGCTTACGGTGCGAAGGGCTTGCCGGAAGATACGATTTCGTTCCACTTTGTCGGCTCCGCCGGCCAAAGCTTTGGCGCATTCGTACCGAAGGGCATTACGCTCTCACTCGAAGGCGACTCCAATGATTATGTCGGTAAAGGTCTATCCGGCGGTAAAATCATTGTAGCTCCGTCTCCGAAAGCAACGTTCAAAGCAGAAGAGAACGTCATTATCGGTAATACCGCATTCTACGGAGCAACTGGCGGCGATGCGTATATCAGCGGTATCGCTGGTGAGCGCTTTGCAGTTCGTAACTCCGGCGTGAATGTCGTTGTCGAAGGCGTTGGCGACCACGGCTGTGAGTACATGACAGGCGGACGTGTTGCAATCCTTGGCGGCACAGGCCGTAACTTCGCAGCAGGTATGTCCGGCGGCGTCGCGTACGTGCTTGATGAAGCAGGCGATTTCTACAAGCACTGCAACATCGAGATGGTCCTTCTGGAGCGTATCGAAGAGCAGCGCGATTCGGATGAGCTTCAGTCGATGATTCAGCGTCATGTGGATTACACAGGCAGTGAAATCGGCAAACGACTGCTCTCCGATTGGGAGACGTCCAAAGAGAAATTCGTTAAAGTTATCCCGAAAGACTACAAGCGGATGCTGCAGCAAATCGAGAAGATGGAGCAAACCGGCCTAGCTGGTGAAGAAGCGCTTCTCGCAGCTTTCGAAGCGAATATGAAAGAGCTCGCTCGTGTAGGCGGGAACTAA
- the cls gene encoding cardiolipin synthase codes for MIWALAALLIFIFQIATILVLEYRHPSKTIAWLLILFVLPIIGFVMYYFLAQEYQRRRSIRRRGVYLSDTLRRALLRCKLIHRPSDMQGNRFAEQERLYHILQNISVAPITGCNETTVLANGEATYEAMFAAIASARHHVHVESYTIRDDAVGQQLKELLLARAEAGVEVRVIYDGIGSVELSDKYIQELRLAGVEIQCFLPPRIAFFEKRMNFRNHRKIIVVDGLVGFLGGINFGVEYVGGNPKLGFWRDTHLQLRGDAVYFLQEVFIYDWWYVSKKKLTGAAYLPEHSCESTEQVQIVQSGPNMRDDAILEYVFAAVSAAKSRIYMTTPYFIPDASILMGLRTAALGGVDVRIIIPYVPDTKLVLMASLSYVEEMLAAGVRIYRYTGGFVHAKVIIIDKLLASVGTANMDMRSFFSNFEINALLFDEAAIERLETDFKNDLQSCIEVSLAEFRKRPLKQKVAEAAARMLSPLL; via the coding sequence ATGATTTGGGCGCTCGCTGCACTCCTTATCTTTATTTTTCAAATCGCGACGATTCTCGTTCTGGAATATCGCCACCCGTCGAAGACCATCGCTTGGCTGCTTATTCTGTTCGTTCTGCCGATTATCGGCTTCGTCATGTACTACTTTCTTGCGCAAGAATATCAGCGGCGTAGAAGCATACGAAGAAGAGGCGTCTACCTGTCGGATACGCTGCGCAGGGCTCTGCTCCGCTGCAAGCTAATTCACAGGCCGAGCGATATGCAGGGAAACCGTTTTGCAGAGCAGGAGAGACTCTACCACATTTTGCAAAATATTTCCGTCGCCCCCATTACCGGCTGCAACGAAACGACCGTACTGGCGAACGGTGAGGCGACTTACGAGGCCATGTTTGCGGCGATTGCTTCTGCTCGGCATCATGTCCATGTCGAGTCGTATACGATTAGGGACGATGCTGTTGGACAACAGCTGAAAGAGCTGCTGCTTGCAAGGGCGGAAGCCGGCGTTGAAGTCCGTGTAATCTATGACGGGATCGGCAGCGTGGAGCTTAGCGATAAGTATATCCAGGAGCTGCGGCTTGCGGGGGTAGAGATTCAGTGCTTCCTGCCGCCGCGCATTGCTTTCTTCGAGAAACGGATGAACTTCCGCAATCATCGCAAAATCATTGTCGTTGACGGGCTTGTCGGTTTCTTGGGCGGCATTAACTTCGGCGTGGAATATGTAGGCGGCAATCCGAAGCTAGGCTTCTGGCGAGATACGCACTTGCAGCTCCGAGGAGATGCCGTGTATTTCTTGCAGGAAGTGTTCATCTACGATTGGTGGTATGTATCGAAGAAGAAGCTGACTGGTGCTGCGTATTTGCCTGAGCATTCATGCGAGAGCACGGAGCAAGTGCAGATCGTCCAGAGCGGTCCCAACATGCGGGATGACGCGATACTGGAATATGTATTTGCGGCGGTCTCTGCAGCTAAGTCTCGCATATACATGACGACACCGTACTTTATACCGGATGCGAGCATTCTGATGGGGCTGAGGACGGCCGCGCTTGGCGGTGTGGATGTGCGGATCATCATTCCGTACGTACCGGATACGAAGCTTGTATTGATGGCCTCGTTGTCTTACGTTGAGGAAATGCTTGCGGCTGGCGTTCGTATCTACCGATATACAGGAGGCTTTGTGCACGCAAAAGTCATTATCATCGACAAGCTGCTCGCTTCCGTCGGGACTGCGAATATGGATATGCGGAGCTTCTTCAGCAATTTCGAAATTAATGCGCTGCTCTTCGATGAGGCGGCGATCGAGCGGCTTGAGACTGACTTCAAGAATGATCTGCAAAGCTGCATAGAAGTCAGCCTTGCGGAATTCCGCAAGCGTCCCCTAAAGCAAAAGGTGGCTGAGGCAGCCGCGCGGATGCTGTCCCCGTTGTTATAG
- a CDS encoding helix-turn-helix domain-containing protein — translation MGIGNRISKLRDDRGWTQEQTAGLLGISRAALSHYEKNRREPDTETLSKFADLFKVTVDFLVGRTNAPHVTVESPVREFVDQLELSEEDLLNRFALTIDGLKLSPEEARRFIAFVRAERNMK, via the coding sequence ATGGGCATTGGTAATCGGATTTCCAAACTGAGAGACGATCGGGGCTGGACGCAGGAACAGACAGCGGGGCTGCTCGGAATATCACGTGCGGCACTATCCCATTACGAGAAAAACCGTCGTGAGCCGGACACGGAAACGTTATCAAAGTTCGCAGATTTGTTCAAAGTGACTGTCGATTTTCTAGTCGGACGCACGAATGCACCTCATGTGACTGTCGAGTCGCCGGTGCGTGAATTTGTGGATCAGCTGGAGCTCTCCGAAGAGGATCTGCTGAACCGCTTTGCTCTGACCATCGACGGCCTGAAGCTCTCGCCTGAAGAGGCTCGCCGCTTCATCGCTTTCGTGCGAGCGGAACGAAACATGAAATAA